GATCGTGCTACCGACAATCGTGAAGTAAGCGCCAAGGAAACCGAGTTTTCAGGCTTTGTATTTAAAATTCAGGCGAATATGGACCCAAGGCATCGGGATCGTATCGCTTTTATGCGTATTTGCTCAGGCACCTATACCAAGGGCATGAAAATGCGTCATGTGCGGCTGGGTAAGGACGTCAAGATAGTGGATGCGGTGAGCTTTCTGGCCGGTGATCGGGAGCTGGTGGAAGAAGCGGTGTCTGGGGATATTATTGGTCTGCACAATCACGGCACCATCCAGATTGGCGATACCTTCTCTTCAGGTGAGAACTTCAAATTCACTGGCATCCCGCATTTTGCTCCAGAGCTGTTTCGGCGCATTCGTCTGAGTGATCCCTTAAAAGGTAAGGCATTACAAAAAGGCTTGCAGCAGCTTTCCGAAGAGGGTTCTACCCAGGTGTTTATGCCGCAGCGCAATAGCGATCTGATCGTGGGCGCCGTGGGTAATTTACAGTTTGAGGTGGTGAGTTACCGCCTCAAAGATGAGTACAAGGTAGAGGCTCTATATGAGCCCATTAATGTGTACACCGCTCGTTGGGTTGAGTGTGATGATCCTAAGAAATTTGAGGAGTTTAAGCGTAAATGTGCGGATAATCTCGCGATTGATGGCGGTGGACATTTAACCTATCTGGCACCGACTCGGGTTAATTTAGCGCTGACCGAAGAGCGTCATCCTGAGGTACGCTTCCGGGCGACAAGAGAGCATTAATTTAATCTCTGGCTTGATAGAGGCTGACTCGGGGCTGAACAGGACCGTAATCTTATAAAAAAGTTGCGGTGAAAATTACGCGATTGATTACTTGTCACACCGGAATGCTTCTCTACAATGAACACCACATAACAAGTGTGACAAAACAAACGGGGAAGATATCACCATGAAAATGAAAAATATTGTAATCGCAGCTACATTAGTGGGTTTGAGTGGCAGTGTAATGGCAGCTGAAGGCAGCTTTTTAAGCCGTATTGGTCTCGGTAGTGATGACTCTAAATCAGAAGCCAAAGCAGAAGCCAATATCAGTGTTGACACCAATATCGATGCTAAAGCAGCCGAAGCGAAAGCCAATGCTGAAGCTAAGCGTGACGAGATGAAGGCCAATGCTGAAGAGCAGAAAGCCGAAGCGAAAGCTAAGCGCGAAGAAATGAAAGCCAAAGCAGAAGCTGAAAAAGCTGAGCGAAAAGCAGCCAAAGAAGAGCGTGATGCGCAGGCTAAAGCCGATGCCGAAGCTCGGGAGCAGAAGCGCGCCGAAGCCAAAGCCGAAGCCAAAGCAAGTATGGAAGAGAAAAAAGCGGCCTTGCGCAGCCTGACTAATATTAAAATTAATGCAAACGTTGAAGCCGGTGCGGACGCTCAGTAAATCTGACCCAAGCAAGACGTGAAATAAAAGGGCCTTTAGGGCCCTTTTTTTATTGCCTGCTTGAAGCGTCAGAGTAGTTACCCGACAATACCGGCATTATTTAAGGGCGCTAGGATTTGTGAAGACTTCTAACAAGCCAATACGCTTGGACCGCTATCTGGCCAGCGTGACTGATTATTCCCGCAGTGATGCCAAAAAACTGATTAAATCCGGTGATGTTCGCGTTGATGGTAGTTCGGTCCGCGATCCGGGGCAGCTGATACCGGCCGAGGCCGGTGTCACTCTTATGGGGAGTCTGTTACGTCCTCTTGGTCCGCGATATTTAATGCTCAACAAGCCCCAAGACGTTGTCTGCGCCGCGCGCGATCGTCGTCATTCCACCGTGCTGGATTTATTGGATGAAGATAATCCAGAGCATTTACACGCAGCCGGAAGGCTAGACATAGATACAACGGGGCTGGTGCTACTAAGCGATGACGGCAACTGGTCGCATGCAATAACCTCACCCCAGCGCAAGTGTTGGAAAACCTATTACGTAGAAACTGCCGACCCTATTCCAGAGCACACCGTAACGCAGTTTGCGCAGGGTGTGTTTTTAAAAGATGACAAAGCGCGGACCC
This portion of the Zhongshania sp. R06B22 genome encodes:
- a CDS encoding pseudouridine synthase, whose translation is MKTSNKPIRLDRYLASVTDYSRSDAKKLIKSGDVRVDGSSVRDPGQLIPAEAGVTLMGSLLRPLGPRYLMLNKPQDVVCAARDRRHSTVLDLLDEDNPEHLHAAGRLDIDTTGLVLLSDDGNWSHAITSPQRKCWKTYYVETADPIPEHTVTQFAQGVFLKDDKARTLPAQLTILDERIARLKICEGRYHQVKRMFGAEGNAVVRLHREAIGEIHLDAELLEGEYRALSAEEIASVYHTETK